From the genome of Parazoarcus communis, one region includes:
- the recB gene encoding exodeoxyribonuclease V subunit beta, which translates to MASIDIDLDVFSCSLDGVSLIEASAGTGKTWNICGLYLRQLLERDLQVGALLVVTFTKAATAELSTRIRDRIVDTLRVLDGGDAGPDPFVPQLIATVSAAGVDPAQMRQRLRHALQTFDEAAIFTIHGFCQRALADTPFAAVLPYAVELVEDDSALRLEVAQDFWRREVASGALPQVLVESLVQRGDCPDTWAAQLKAAMGRPLAQARWDESPAPGALGDAGDALVRAYGGAVVEWVNIDAAMSALDTALDGLNKNSYKPEAIERARQQWSDWLGAGNPLHALPAEKERKLHLLAADTLNDKTTKDGLKRGISPPQHGFFDAAAALLEARRLADEGLEAARLQLLRRFLEQGAEDLRRRKRERRLISFDDILWNAYEALHSGTQSWLAAALHARYPVALIDEFQDTDPLQFAIFDRIYRHEGRHGSLFLVGDPKQAIYSFRSADLFTYLSARDRADTRYSLGRNQRSTPALIEACNRLFGANPAVFMLRGLDYRAVGSGERTRAPLVDDTHSGTSPAALRLWRIPRDEAQEGEEGGNRLPRALAMQRSAAATAAEIARLLAAGARGAVRIGERGLAPGDIAVLVRSHGQGARMRQALARMGVVSVELSQASVFATEDAEELERVLLAISEPARERRVKAALATTLMGCDAQALAALSEDEAALLDVLDRFAGWRDTWLRHGFGVMLRRWMADDGVAARLLARDDGERRLTNLMHLAELLQQTAGSASPEVLLRTLATRRTDASAGEAAQLRLESDRNLVQIITIHRAKGLEYGVVFCPFLFDGHPAKGDSGPMRAWHDDTDQLILDYRMASATDKEIAARQLRERQAEDMRLIYVALTRAVHRCYLTVGCYAKTSFGRPSYSEGARSLLNWMVAGAEHGLEKWREAKLSPAEVDAQWRSLVGRSVLDGRPVMALEDLPDGSGDPLAPAEAGGRAPRAQRPPQIPSGWRMGSFSALISGASHESAALDHDARILPQRSELDEAGNEAAAEADAGVLLPPAADDILRFPRGPAAGDCLHAAFENVDFTDPDTWDDAIATALRAHPQPAANAAEAERHPRMLRHLLEDVLATALVEAVGRAPLLLSRIAKTQRMVELGFQLPAPHLSAARLNAWLADKGYRMPRLGFSDLAGYLKGFIDLVFEHDGRFWVLDWKSNHLGERPADYGPAALEGAMQSHGYHLQHLLYTVALHRHLARSLPGYDYDTHFGGVLYLFVRGVRPGWHAGGGPAGVFRHRAPRQVIEALDDLLAARARVEGVAH; encoded by the coding sequence ATGGCCTCGATCGACATCGATCTCGACGTGTTCAGCTGTTCGCTCGATGGCGTCAGCCTGATCGAGGCCTCGGCCGGTACCGGCAAGACCTGGAACATCTGCGGACTCTACCTGCGCCAGCTGCTCGAGCGCGATCTGCAGGTGGGTGCGCTGCTGGTGGTGACCTTCACCAAGGCGGCGACCGCCGAGCTTTCCACCCGCATCCGCGACCGCATCGTCGATACCTTGCGCGTGCTGGACGGCGGCGATGCCGGGCCCGACCCTTTCGTGCCGCAGCTGATCGCCACGGTCAGTGCGGCCGGCGTCGATCCGGCGCAGATGCGCCAGCGTCTGCGCCATGCGCTGCAGACCTTCGATGAAGCGGCGATCTTCACCATCCACGGTTTCTGCCAGCGCGCCCTCGCTGACACCCCTTTTGCCGCGGTGTTGCCCTATGCGGTAGAGCTGGTCGAGGACGACAGCGCCCTGCGCCTCGAAGTGGCGCAGGACTTCTGGCGGCGTGAAGTGGCGAGCGGCGCACTGCCGCAAGTGCTGGTCGAGTCGCTGGTGCAGCGTGGCGACTGCCCCGACACCTGGGCGGCACAGCTCAAGGCGGCGATGGGGAGACCGCTGGCGCAGGCGCGGTGGGACGAGTCGCCGGCGCCGGGCGCGCTGGGTGACGCCGGCGATGCGCTTGTCCGCGCCTATGGCGGTGCGGTGGTGGAGTGGGTGAATATTGATGCCGCGATGTCGGCACTCGACACTGCACTCGACGGCCTCAACAAGAACAGCTACAAGCCGGAAGCCATCGAGCGCGCGCGTCAGCAGTGGAGCGACTGGCTTGGCGCCGGCAATCCACTGCACGCCCTGCCGGCGGAAAAGGAGCGCAAGCTGCATCTGCTGGCGGCCGACACCCTGAACGACAAGACCACCAAGGACGGTCTCAAGCGCGGCATTTCGCCACCGCAGCATGGTTTTTTCGATGCCGCAGCCGCCTTGCTGGAGGCACGCAGGCTTGCCGACGAGGGGCTGGAGGCGGCGCGGCTGCAGTTGTTGCGCCGCTTTCTCGAACAGGGTGCGGAGGATCTGCGCCGGCGCAAGCGCGAGCGCCGTCTGATCTCCTTCGACGACATCCTGTGGAATGCCTACGAAGCCCTGCATTCGGGCACGCAGTCGTGGCTGGCGGCGGCGCTGCATGCGCGCTACCCGGTGGCCCTGATCGACGAATTCCAGGATACCGATCCGCTGCAGTTCGCCATTTTCGATCGTATCTATCGCCATGAAGGCCGTCACGGCAGCCTGTTCCTGGTCGGTGATCCCAAGCAGGCGATCTACAGTTTCCGCAGCGCCGATCTGTTCACCTATCTCAGCGCCCGCGACAGGGCCGATACACGCTACAGCCTCGGCCGCAACCAGCGCTCGACGCCGGCGCTGATCGAGGCCTGCAACCGGCTGTTCGGTGCCAATCCGGCCGTGTTCATGCTGCGCGGGCTCGACTATCGCGCGGTCGGCAGCGGCGAGCGCACGCGTGCGCCGCTGGTGGATGACACACACTCCGGCACCAGCCCCGCCGCCCTGCGCCTGTGGCGCATCCCGCGCGACGAGGCGCAGGAGGGCGAAGAGGGCGGCAACCGTCTGCCACGGGCGCTGGCGATGCAGCGTTCGGCGGCAGCCACCGCGGCCGAGATTGCGCGCTTGCTGGCGGCCGGCGCCAGGGGAGCGGTCCGCATCGGTGAGCGCGGTCTGGCACCGGGCGATATTGCGGTGCTGGTGCGCAGTCACGGACAGGGCGCGCGGATGCGTCAGGCGCTGGCACGCATGGGGGTGGTGAGCGTCGAGTTGTCGCAGGCGAGCGTATTCGCCACCGAGGATGCGGAAGAACTGGAGCGAGTGCTGCTGGCAATCAGCGAGCCGGCGCGCGAGCGTCGGGTCAAGGCTGCGCTCGCCACCACGTTGATGGGGTGCGATGCGCAGGCACTCGCAGCGCTTTCCGAAGATGAGGCCGCGCTGCTCGACGTACTCGACCGCTTCGCCGGCTGGCGCGACACCTGGCTGCGCCATGGCTTCGGCGTGATGCTGCGGCGCTGGATGGCTGATGATGGCGTGGCCGCGCGACTGCTGGCGCGCGACGATGGCGAGCGCCGTCTGACCAATCTGATGCATCTCGCCGAACTGCTGCAGCAGACGGCGGGCAGCGCGTCGCCCGAAGTGCTGCTGCGCACGCTCGCAACCCGGCGTACCGATGCCAGCGCCGGCGAGGCGGCCCAGCTGCGGCTGGAGTCGGACCGCAACCTGGTGCAGATCATCACCATCCACCGCGCCAAGGGGCTGGAGTACGGGGTGGTGTTCTGTCCCTTCCTGTTCGACGGCCATCCCGCAAAGGGCGACAGCGGGCCGATGCGCGCCTGGCATGACGACACCGACCAGCTGATCCTCGACTACCGCATGGCCTCGGCCACGGACAAGGAGATCGCTGCGCGTCAGCTGCGCGAGCGTCAGGCCGAGGACATGCGCCTGATCTACGTGGCGCTCACCCGCGCCGTGCATCGCTGCTACCTGACCGTCGGCTGTTACGCAAAGACGAGCTTCGGCCGCCCGAGCTACAGCGAAGGTGCCCGCAGTCTGCTCAACTGGATGGTGGCCGGTGCCGAACATGGGCTCGAGAAGTGGCGCGAGGCAAAGCTCAGCCCGGCCGAGGTCGATGCGCAGTGGCGCAGCCTGGTCGGTCGCAGTGTGCTCGACGGCAGGCCGGTCATGGCGCTTGAGGATCTGCCCGATGGCAGTGGCGACCCCCTCGCGCCTGCCGAGGCGGGCGGGCGTGCACCGCGGGCGCAGCGGCCGCCGCAGATTCCATCGGGCTGGCGCATGGGCAGTTTCAGTGCGCTGATTTCGGGTGCATCACACGAGTCCGCGGCGCTCGACCACGACGCCCGCATTCTGCCGCAGCGCTCCGAGCTGGATGAGGCCGGCAACGAGGCGGCTGCCGAGGCCGACGCTGGCGTGTTGCTGCCGCCCGCGGCCGACGACATTCTGCGCTTTCCGCGCGGTCCGGCCGCGGGCGATTGCCTGCATGCCGCGTTCGAGAACGTCGATTTCACCGACCCGGACACATGGGACGACGCGATTGCTACTGCCCTGCGCGCCCATCCGCAACCGGCTGCCAATGCGGCCGAGGCCGAGCGCCATCCGCGCATGCTGCGCCACCTGCTCGAGGACGTGCTCGCCACCGCGCTGGTGGAAGCGGTCGGGCGGGCGCCGCTGTTGCTGTCACGCATTGCGAAGACGCAGCGCATGGTCGAACTCGGCTTCCAACTGCCGGCCCCGCACTTGTCGGCGGCGCGCCTCAATGCCTGGCTGGCGGATAAGGGCTACCGCATGCCACGGCTCGGGTTCTCCGATCTCGCCGGCTACCTCAAGGGCTTCATCGACCTCGTGTTCGAGCACGATGGCCGCTTCTGGGTGCTGGACTGGAAGTCCAACCATCTCGGCGAACGCCCGGCGGATTACGGCCCGGCCGCGCTCGAAGGGGCGATGCAGTCACATGGCTACCATCTGCAGCATCTGCTCTACACCGTCGCGCTGCACCGCCATCTTGCACGCAGTCTGCCGGGCTACGATTACGACACGCACTTCGGTGGCGTGCTCTACCTCTTCGTACGCGGCGTGCGTCCGGGCTGGCACGCGGGCGGTGGGCCTGCCGGTGTGTTCCGCCACCGTGCGCCGCGGCAGGTGATCGAGGCGCTCGACGATCTGCTGGCGGCACGGGCGCGTGTCGAGGGAGTGGCGCACTGA
- the asd gene encoding archaetidylserine decarboxylase (Phosphatidylserine decarboxylase is synthesized as a single chain precursor. Generation of the pyruvoyl active site from a Ser is coupled to cleavage of a Gly-Ser bond between the larger (beta) and smaller (alpha chains). It is an integral membrane protein.), with translation MSDRLSVLPQYLLPKQALTVLAGKLAGMRAGGLTTSVIRWFVGRYGVNMEEAANPDIGSYPSFNEFFTRPLCDGARPLAEADLISPVDGAISQFGPIVRDQIFQAKGHAYSTTALVGGDAELASGFEDGSFATLYLSPRDYHRIHMPCDGRLTRMIYVPGELFSVNPTTARGVPGLFARNERVVCVFESAFGPFVLVLVGATIVGSMATVWHGVVNPPRSASVREWRYEDQDIQLRKGEEMGRFLLGSTVVMLFPRPRVKFNPAWAPGAAIRMGETMAALATA, from the coding sequence GTGTCCGACCGTCTCTCCGTTCTGCCCCAGTACCTTCTGCCCAAGCAGGCGCTTACCGTTCTGGCGGGCAAGCTGGCCGGCATGCGCGCGGGCGGGCTCACCACCAGTGTGATCAGGTGGTTCGTCGGCCGCTACGGGGTCAACATGGAGGAGGCGGCCAACCCGGATATCGGCAGCTATCCGAGCTTCAACGAGTTCTTCACCCGGCCCCTGTGCGACGGCGCGCGGCCGCTGGCCGAGGCCGACCTGATCAGCCCGGTGGACGGTGCGATCAGCCAGTTCGGTCCGATCGTGCGCGACCAGATCTTCCAGGCCAAGGGCCATGCCTACTCGACGACCGCGCTGGTCGGTGGCGACGCCGAACTGGCGTCAGGCTTCGAGGACGGCAGTTTTGCCACCCTCTACCTCAGCCCGCGCGACTACCATCGCATCCACATGCCCTGCGACGGCCGCCTGACGCGGATGATCTACGTGCCGGGCGAGCTGTTCTCGGTCAATCCGACCACCGCGCGCGGTGTGCCCGGTCTGTTTGCACGCAACGAACGGGTGGTGTGCGTGTTCGAGTCGGCTTTCGGCCCCTTCGTGCTGGTGCTGGTCGGAGCCACCATTGTCGGCAGCATGGCCACGGTGTGGCACGGTGTAGTGAACCCGCCGCGTTCGGCGAGCGTGCGCGAGTGGCGCTACGAAGATCAGGACATCCAGCTCAGGAAGGGCGAGGAGATGGGGCGTTTCCTGCTCGGCTCTACCGTGGTGATGCTCTTCCCCAGGCCGCGGGTGAAGTTCAATCCGGCATGGGCGCCCGGCGCGGCAATCCGCATGGGTGAAACCATGGCTGCGCTGGCAACGGCCTGA
- a CDS encoding metal ABC transporter substrate-binding protein, with the protein MLSLSRLTTTLFATFALSMGAAHAAPIEVTASFSILGDMVREVGGDRVTIQTLVGPDEDAHGFQPRPSDSRRIGSAQLVVANGLGFDDWMIRLARSGGYKGPIVIGSTGIKTIAMAADKHDHGHKHDDEHGNEAGIDPHAWQDVGNAQRYVSNIAAALIEVDPAGAEHYRANAERYQGELKALDAEIRKALGSLPAARRKVVSSHDAFGYFAHAYDLQFLSPVGVSNNAEPTAKGVAQLIRQLRKEKVPAIFVENISDPRLSERIRAESGAVMGGTLYSDALSTTAGPAPTYVTMMRHNLHTLMAALTSAPPAR; encoded by the coding sequence ATGCTGTCGCTTTCACGCCTTACCACCACCCTGTTTGCCACCTTTGCACTGAGCATGGGCGCAGCCCATGCCGCACCGATCGAAGTCACCGCCAGTTTCAGCATCCTTGGTGACATGGTCCGTGAGGTCGGTGGCGACCGGGTGACAATACAGACCCTGGTCGGGCCGGACGAAGATGCGCATGGCTTCCAGCCGCGCCCATCGGATTCACGTCGTATCGGCAGCGCGCAGCTGGTCGTTGCCAACGGCCTCGGCTTCGACGACTGGATGATCCGGCTGGCACGCTCGGGGGGCTACAAGGGACCGATCGTGATCGGCAGCACCGGCATCAAGACCATCGCAATGGCCGCAGACAAGCACGATCACGGCCACAAACATGACGACGAACACGGAAATGAGGCAGGCATCGACCCGCACGCCTGGCAGGACGTCGGCAATGCACAACGCTACGTCAGCAATATCGCCGCGGCACTGATCGAGGTTGACCCGGCCGGCGCTGAACACTATCGCGCCAATGCCGAGCGCTATCAGGGCGAACTCAAGGCGCTCGATGCCGAGATCCGCAAGGCGCTGGGCAGCCTGCCGGCAGCGCGCCGCAAGGTGGTTAGTTCGCATGACGCTTTCGGCTATTTCGCCCATGCCTACGATCTGCAGTTCCTGTCACCGGTTGGCGTGTCGAACAATGCGGAGCCCACGGCGAAAGGCGTGGCACAACTGATTCGCCAGCTCAGAAAGGAGAAGGTGCCGGCGATCTTCGTCGAAAACATCAGCGATCCGCGCCTGAGCGAGCGCATCCGCGCCGAGAGCGGTGCGGTGATGGGCGGTACGCTGTATTCGGACGCGCTATCGACCACCGCCGGTCCGGCACCCACCTATGTGACGATGATGCGCCACAATCTGCACACCCTCATGGCTGCGCTGACATCCGCGCCGCCAGCCCGCTGA
- a CDS encoding metal ABC transporter permease, translated as MSLNELLFAPFADFGFMRRALAGCLALSLGATPVGVFLLLRRMSLMGDAMSHAILPGAALGYLAFGLSLGAMTIGGILAGLVVVFAAGLVTRASVLKEDASLAAFYLLSLAAGVMIVSLRGRNLDLLHVLFGSVLALDDQSLLLIASITSLTLFGLALLFRPLVLECFDPSFLRAVSRLSPVAHYGFLLLVVFNLVSGFHALGTLMAVGIMILPSAAARLWTRTLPAMLLFASLSALASSIAGLLFSFHADVPAGPAIVLMCGLVYFGSLLAAPGGLLAGRLPIRKHLES; from the coding sequence ATGAGCCTCAACGAACTGCTCTTTGCGCCCTTTGCCGACTTCGGCTTCATGCGCCGTGCGCTCGCCGGCTGTCTCGCACTGTCGCTCGGCGCCACGCCGGTGGGGGTGTTCCTGCTGCTGCGGCGGATGAGCCTGATGGGCGATGCGATGAGCCATGCCATCCTGCCCGGTGCGGCGCTCGGCTACCTGGCCTTCGGCCTGTCGCTCGGCGCAATGACCATCGGCGGCATCCTGGCCGGCCTGGTCGTGGTGTTCGCTGCCGGACTCGTCACCCGTGCCTCGGTGCTCAAGGAAGATGCCAGCCTCGCGGCCTTCTATCTACTGTCGCTCGCCGCAGGCGTGATGATCGTGTCGCTGCGCGGGCGCAATCTCGACCTCCTGCATGTGCTGTTCGGCTCGGTGCTGGCACTGGACGACCAGTCGCTGCTGCTGATCGCGAGCATCACCAGCCTCACCCTGTTCGGTCTCGCCCTGCTGTTCCGGCCGCTGGTGCTGGAGTGCTTCGACCCCTCCTTCCTGCGCGCGGTCAGCCGCCTGTCGCCGGTCGCGCACTACGGCTTTCTGCTGCTGGTGGTCTTCAACCTGGTCAGCGGCTTCCATGCGCTTGGCACGCTGATGGCCGTCGGCATCATGATCCTGCCCTCGGCCGCCGCCCGGCTATGGACACGCACCCTGCCGGCGATGCTGCTGTTCGCCAGCCTGTCCGCGCTTGCCAGCAGCATCGCGGGGCTGCTGTTCTCCTTTCATGCCGACGTTCCGGCCGGCCCGGCCATCGTGCTGATGTGCGGCCTGGTCTATTTCGGCTCGCTGCTTGCCGCACCCGGCGGTCTGCTGGCCGGGCGCCTGCCCATCCGAAAACACCTCGAATCCTGA
- the recD gene encoding exodeoxyribonuclease V subunit alpha, whose translation MAAPDSMPQFDLAEGFSRHLQDWASSLGAPASACAVLAPVGRSLALAASEGDVCLPLAQLAQDEAIACTADVLRANLLESGVAVLAAPLPPRDCAHPLVLDADDRLYLRRFFDLEQRLAAALVTRARAPAQAVPPTLRTTLDKLFKPRTTPGPDWQKLAVALALQGRLTVISGGPGTGKTTTVAALLACLLELTPTLRIALAAPTGKAAARMLEALRARAADLPAKLRKRLPAEAHTLHRLLGVTPVAGRFRHHAGNPLAVDVLVVDEASMLDLALATRVLDALPPDARLILLGDKDQLAAVEAGAVFAELSAARVFSAHTLEQLALLTGTPAQALADLPTPATSTALADSVVWLTESHRFRHDSGIGRLAANINAGEGTEALAWLRGGEDASARWIDDEGARPSEATLNAMEAGYAPYLAALRAPAVDAQARAAAAFAAFDRFRVLVAVHEGGRGLVALNAHLERVLRAALDLPPERGPGHAWLGRPVIVLRNDALLGLYNGDIGLCLPDDSGMLMVFFPQPGGSYRCIAPLRLPAHDTAFALTVHKSQGSEFEEVLLVLPAKPVRVLTRELLYTGVTRAARQVTLAGPARVFAAGCGLRTVRLSGLAARMSAQP comes from the coding sequence ATGGCTGCACCGGATTCGATGCCGCAGTTCGACCTCGCCGAGGGCTTTTCCCGCCACTTGCAGGACTGGGCGAGTTCGCTCGGTGCGCCGGCAAGTGCGTGTGCGGTGCTGGCACCGGTGGGGCGCAGTCTGGCGCTGGCGGCGAGCGAGGGCGATGTGTGCCTGCCGCTGGCGCAACTTGCGCAGGACGAGGCCATCGCCTGCACGGCGGACGTGCTGCGCGCAAACCTGCTTGAAAGCGGGGTGGCAGTGCTCGCCGCGCCGCTTCCTCCCCGGGACTGCGCCCATCCGCTGGTGCTCGACGCTGACGACCGGCTTTATCTGCGACGCTTCTTCGATCTGGAGCAGCGTCTGGCTGCGGCGCTGGTGACGCGTGCTCGTGCGCCGGCCCAGGCGGTGCCGCCCACGTTACGTACCACGCTCGACAAGCTGTTCAAACCGCGAACAACACCGGGGCCGGACTGGCAGAAACTGGCGGTCGCGCTCGCGCTGCAGGGGCGACTCACGGTGATCAGCGGCGGGCCGGGCACGGGCAAGACCACCACGGTGGCGGCCCTGCTCGCCTGTCTGCTGGAGCTCACGCCCACGTTGCGGATCGCGCTCGCCGCACCCACCGGCAAGGCGGCGGCGCGCATGCTCGAAGCGCTGCGTGCGCGCGCAGCCGATCTGCCGGCAAAGCTGCGCAAGCGTCTGCCGGCCGAAGCCCATACCCTGCACCGCTTGCTGGGTGTGACCCCGGTCGCCGGGCGCTTCCGGCATCACGCAGGCAACCCGCTGGCGGTCGATGTGCTGGTGGTGGACGAGGCTTCGATGCTCGATCTCGCACTCGCGACCCGGGTGCTCGACGCGCTGCCACCCGACGCCCGTCTGATTCTGCTCGGCGACAAGGACCAGCTTGCGGCGGTCGAGGCCGGCGCGGTGTTTGCCGAACTCTCTGCGGCGCGTGTTTTCAGTGCGCACACCCTCGAACAACTGGCGCTGCTGACCGGCACGCCGGCGCAGGCCTTGGCGGACTTGCCGACACCTGCCACGTCAACGGCGCTGGCCGACAGCGTGGTCTGGCTCACCGAGAGCCACCGTTTCCGCCACGACTCCGGCATCGGTCGGCTGGCGGCCAACATCAACGCCGGCGAGGGTACCGAGGCGCTGGCCTGGCTGCGCGGCGGCGAAGATGCGTCGGCGCGCTGGATCGATGATGAAGGCGCCCGCCCATCCGAGGCCACCCTGAACGCGATGGAGGCAGGCTATGCCCCCTATCTGGCGGCCTTGCGCGCACCGGCTGTCGATGCGCAGGCGCGCGCGGCAGCGGCTTTTGCGGCATTCGACCGCTTTCGCGTGCTGGTGGCGGTGCATGAAGGCGGGCGCGGGCTGGTGGCGCTCAACGCCCATCTGGAACGTGTGCTGCGCGCTGCGCTGGATCTTCCGCCAGAGCGCGGTCCGGGACATGCATGGCTCGGACGTCCGGTAATCGTGCTGCGCAACGACGCCCTGCTGGGCCTGTACAACGGCGATATCGGTCTGTGTCTGCCGGACGACAGCGGTATGCTGATGGTGTTTTTCCCGCAGCCGGGCGGCAGTTACCGCTGCATTGCACCCTTGCGCCTGCCGGCGCACGACACCGCCTTTGCGCTGACGGTGCACAAGAGCCAGGGCTCGGAGTTCGAAGAGGTGCTGCTGGTGCTGCCGGCCAAGCCGGTACGTGTGCTCACTCGCGAGTTGCTCTACACCGGCGTGACCCGCGCGGCGCGGCAGGTCACGCTGGCGGGGCCGGCGCGGGTGTTTGCAGCCGGCTGCGGGCTGCGAACGGTGCGCCTCAGCGGGCTGGCGGCGCGGATGTCAGCGCAGCCATGA